The Halobacteriovoraceae bacterium genome includes a region encoding these proteins:
- a CDS encoding transcriptional regulator: MRLVHLLLLFMSLSIFSEELSPEIRKLPPTSMSGDIGHKINGDEWKSTEFQKKVTIVFYVDPDKKDVNEHVGEALSKEQFDLKNYQSYAIINMDATMTPNFILNSILSKKQKKYPNTIYVKDFTKHLVKTWNLQDDQSHILLFDKSGRLIFEQYDKLNDKSVNELINLIKENMKK; the protein is encoded by the coding sequence ATGCGTCTAGTTCATCTTCTTCTCCTATTTATGAGTTTATCTATTTTTTCTGAAGAATTATCTCCAGAAATTCGCAAGCTCCCTCCAACAAGCATGTCCGGCGATATTGGACATAAAATAAATGGAGATGAGTGGAAATCAACTGAATTTCAAAAGAAAGTCACTATTGTCTTTTATGTTGATCCAGATAAAAAAGATGTCAATGAACATGTTGGAGAGGCATTAAGTAAGGAACAATTCGATTTAAAAAATTATCAGTCTTATGCCATCATCAATATGGATGCAACAATGACTCCAAATTTTATTTTGAATTCGATTCTTAGTAAAAAACAAAAAAAATATCCCAACACTATCTATGTAAAAGATTTTACAAAGCATCTTGTTAAAACTTGGAACCTTCAGGATGATCAAAGCCATATTTTATTATTTGACAAATCTGGGCGCTTAATTTTCGAACAATATGATAAGCTCAATGACAAAAGTGTTAATGAGCTTATCAATTTGATTAAAGAAAATATGAAGAAATAG